One stretch of Calditrichota bacterium DNA includes these proteins:
- a CDS encoding UDP-N-acetylmuramoyl-L-alanyl-D-glutamate--2,6-diaminopimelate ligase — MNRFDALFKGIKVLDTRGEVNAAITGIAQDSRLIEPGWLFFARSGGRSKGVEFVSEAARRGAVMLVTSSPLPDALPLPAVRVADERVALVGLSQRIYRYPATRLCLIGVTGTNGKTSSVHLIRAIVEASGGKCGMLSTIGYDTRRRQMEALLTTPDIDTTCRLLDEMVGAGCTHAVMEVSSHALDQRRVEGLVYGAAAFTNLSRDHLDYHRTFANYFAAKRKLFDMIAPGGVAAVNTGDRRGRMLYRELVDVEGLNCIGFARRTRGRRGGEGQICYAVISATGKGGTFRITGWGVDFEVHTPLVGLFQGDNVALAASVGLGLGIAPAIIARGIESLKAVPGRMETAVTGPFTVLVDYSHTPDALERALASLRRLTPTRLTVVFGCGGDRDRTKRPVMGQIAAEGADKVIITSDNPRTEEPAKICAEIAAGLPPNAIRSGRAMVQVDRREAIERAVADAIDGELILLAGKGAETYLEVNGVRTPFDDREEARRAAEARRLPGASC; from the coding sequence ATGAACCGGTTCGACGCTCTCTTTAAAGGGATCAAGGTCCTTGATACCAGAGGAGAAGTCAACGCAGCAATAACCGGCATTGCCCAGGATTCGCGGTTGATAGAGCCGGGCTGGCTCTTCTTTGCCCGGTCGGGGGGGCGGTCCAAGGGCGTCGAGTTCGTTAGTGAAGCCGCCCGTCGCGGTGCGGTGATGTTAGTAACCTCGTCTCCGCTGCCCGACGCTCTCCCGCTGCCTGCAGTGCGGGTAGCCGATGAACGAGTTGCGTTGGTTGGCTTGTCGCAACGGATCTACCGGTACCCGGCGACCCGACTTTGCCTTATTGGAGTAACCGGAACCAATGGCAAGACCAGTTCGGTACACCTGATCCGGGCTATTGTCGAAGCCTCGGGCGGGAAGTGTGGAATGCTCTCGACGATCGGCTATGACACCAGGCGACGCCAGATGGAAGCCCTGCTGACGACGCCGGATATCGACACCACTTGCCGCCTGCTTGACGAAATGGTCGGCGCCGGTTGCACTCATGCGGTGATGGAGGTATCGTCGCATGCGCTCGATCAAAGGCGGGTTGAGGGATTGGTCTATGGCGCGGCGGCGTTCACGAATCTGTCGCGAGACCACCTCGACTATCATCGGACCTTCGCCAATTACTTCGCCGCCAAACGCAAACTGTTCGACATGATAGCACCCGGCGGCGTAGCGGCGGTCAATACCGGAGACCGGCGGGGACGCATGCTCTATCGGGAACTCGTGGATGTTGAAGGACTTAATTGCATCGGATTCGCCCGCCGGACGCGCGGTCGGAGGGGCGGGGAAGGGCAGATTTGCTATGCGGTAATCAGTGCTACCGGCAAGGGCGGGACTTTTCGCATTACCGGTTGGGGCGTCGATTTCGAAGTTCATACCCCCCTCGTGGGGCTCTTTCAAGGAGATAACGTGGCTTTGGCAGCAAGTGTCGGGTTAGGGCTGGGTATTGCTCCAGCGATTATTGCCCGGGGCATAGAATCTCTCAAGGCGGTGCCGGGCCGGATGGAGACTGCGGTTACCGGGCCGTTCACGGTGCTGGTTGACTACTCTCATACGCCCGATGCCCTCGAGCGAGCGCTTGCTTCGCTTCGGCGGCTGACTCCGACACGGCTGACCGTGGTGTTCGGCTGTGGAGGAGATAGGGATCGCACCAAGAGGCCGGTGATGGGGCAAATCGCTGCCGAAGGGGCTGATAAGGTCATCATAACGAGCGACAATCCGCGTACTGAGGAGCCGGCCAAAATATGCGCCGAAATCGCAGCTGGATTGCCCCCGAATGCCATACGATCGGGTCGGGCTATGGTGCAGGTCGATCGCCGGGAGGCTATCGAACGTGCGGTCGCCGATGCCATTGATGGCGAACTCATCCTGCTCGCCGGGAAGGGTGCGGAAACTTACCTCGAGGTGAACGGTGTCCGGACGCCGTTCGATGATCGTGAAGAGGCGCGTCGAGCAGCAGAGGCACGGC